In a genomic window of Phaenicophaeus curvirostris isolate KB17595 chromosome Z, BPBGC_Pcur_1.0, whole genome shotgun sequence:
- the LOC138733471 gene encoding interferon-like: MPAPHAPNLLLLLAALLPTALACHLPRALPARGLHLLRTMAPNSTCQQQLPPFFPDAFPHNRHPQHPQHSALAILSNLLHTLSSNRIPQQWDNPARDDLLNTLDQHTQRLQQCLKDNSMLLTLNVNRYFRRIHSFLNANNHSDCAWHHVYLEARLCFQHLHNLTSTTHN; encoded by the coding sequence ATGCCTGCGCCCCACGCCCCaaacctcctgctcctcctcgcGGCGCTTCTCCCCACCGCCCTCGCCTGCCACCTCCCACGCGCCCTCCCCGCACGCGGCCTCCACCTCCTCCGCACCATGGCTCCCAACTCCACCTGCCAGCAACAACTGCCGCCCTTCTTCCCCGACGCCTTCCCACACAACCGCCACCCGCAGCACCCCCAGCACAGCGCCCTCGCCATCCTCAGCAACCTCCTCCACACCCTCAGCAGCAACCGCATCCCGCAGCAATGGGACAACCCCGCACGAGACGACCTCCTCAACACCCTCGACCAACACACCCAGCGCCTCCAGCAATGCCTCAAGGACAACTCCATGCTCCTCACGCTCAATGTCAACAGGTACTTCAGGcgcatccacagcttcctcaACGCCAACAACCACAGCGACTGCGCCTGGCACCACGTCTACCTCGAAGCTCGCCTCTGCTTCCAACACCTCCACAacctcaccagcaccacccACAACTAG